One part of the Anopheles coustani chromosome 2, idAnoCousDA_361_x.2, whole genome shotgun sequence genome encodes these proteins:
- the LOC131264211 gene encoding uncharacterized protein LOC131264211, producing the protein MVERWHRTLKAAIVCKDTTRWSEHLPLILLGLRTTFKSDIQASPAELVYGTTLRIPAEFLVEESRSATADQSDFARTLREGMSHIRPPNTSWHADKPTFIHADLSKCSHVFIRNDTVRPALTTPYHGPYPVINRKSKSFQVRLNDRPSWVSVDRLKPAYIANDLSSTPQPTNFQRDSSPLPMLQQKTTPNAAATPATEQKTSTVVTRSQRKVIIPARYR; encoded by the coding sequence ATGGTTGAGCGTTGGCACCGCACCCTCAAGGCAGCAATTGTATGCAAGGACACAACCAGGTGGAGCGAACATTTACCACTTATCCTGCTAGGCCTACGGACTACCTTCAAGAGTGACATCCAAGCATCACCCGCCGAATTGGTGTACGGAACTACGCTGAGGATTCCCGCCGAGTTCCTAGTTGAAGAGTCCCGGTCAGCTACAGCTGATCAATCGGACTTTGCCAGGACGCTCCGGGAAGGGATGAGCCACATTCGCCCGCCAAATACCTCGTGGCACGCGGACAAACCTACCTTCATCCATGCCGACTTAAGCAAGTGTAGCCACGTATTCATACGTAACGACACCGTCCGCCCTGCACTAACCACACCATACCATGGTCCGTACCCGGTAATTAATCGTAAATCGAAGTCTTTTCAGGTTCGACTCAACGATCGACCTTCATGGGTCTCCGTGGATCGCCTGAAACCGGCGTATATCGCCAACGATTTGAGTAGCACTCCGCAACCTACCAACTTCCAACGGGACTCTTCGCCCTTACCGATGCTACAACAGAAGACCACACCCAATGCGGCAGCGACTCCAGCCACAGAGCAGAAAACATCGACCGTTGTTACCAGATCGCAACGGAAGGTCATCATCCCTGCGCGATACCGGTAA
- the LOC131264212 gene encoding uncharacterized protein LOC131264212 has product MEPNYTQEELLEHIRQHTNTQNELVREMNSLKARSSESIINFRTPDSIRYLPTYEGKKHETRAWIEDVESELQLFDEYKNSAIYDQIVRAVKSKITGEAREAIIAAGNVSTWPEIKEVLQNFFDDKRDLASHLQTLFYEKQGNKTLLEYYDNLKSVSSKIRAITTVTEEYKKSIEGVHHLIGVITLTRFIDGLEGSLSSYVRCSKPKNIDEAYSISAEYTNAAYRKKLERIPIQDRKQKPDTYELPSTSYGSRKIGQSPKPLSGKYEPLQITASDASMRTVNSKMQINNNDVEQFANTNDTELDELNFRMDQKKKEEL; this is encoded by the coding sequence ATGGAACCAAACTATACTCAGGAAGAGTTGCTGGAACACATTCGGCAACACACTAACACGCAAAACGAACTCGTCAGGGAAATGAATAGCCTGAAAGCGAGGTCAAGCGAGTCTATTATAAATTTTAGAACGCCGGACAGCATCCGCTATCTACCCACTTacgaaggtaaaaaacacGAAACCCGCGCGTGGATCGAGGACGTAGAGAGTGAGCTCCAACTCTTTGACGAGTATAAGAATAGTGCAATTTACGACCAAATAGTTAGGGCagtgaaaagcaaaataacCGGGGAAGCTAGAGAAGCAATAATTGCCGCCGGGAATGTTAGCACGTGGCCCGAGATAAAGGAAGTATTGCAAAACTTCTTTGACGATAAAAGGGATTTAGCTTCCCATTTGCAAACCCTTTTCTACGAAAAGCAGGGAAATAAGACCTTGCTAGAATATTATGATaacttaaaaagtgtttcatctAAAATAAGGGCAATCACCACAGTGACCgaagaatataaaaaatcTATTGAAGGGGTCCATCATTTGATTGGAGTTATCACACTCACACGCTTCATCGATGGCCTTGAGGGATCGTTATCCTCGTACGTTAGGTGTagcaaaccgaaaaatatAGACGAAGCGTATTCAATATCCGCAGAATATACTAACGCTGCATACCGAAAAAAGTTAGAACGCATACCGATACAGgatcgaaaacaaaagccGGATACATACGAGCTACCGTCAACGTCGTACGGATCGCGTAAGATAGGACAAAGTCCAAAGCCTTTATCTGGAAAGTACGAGCCCCTACAGATTACGGCTAGTGATGCCTCAATGAGAACCGTGAATTCTAAAATGCAGATAAATAATAACGATGTAGAACAATTTGCAAACACAAACGATACTGAACTGGATGAGCTAAATTTTCGCATGgatcagaaaaaaaaggaagaactttga